One Ctenopharyngodon idella isolate HZGC_01 chromosome 3, HZGC01, whole genome shotgun sequence genomic window, AATACTCAAAACGCATGCGTAAATTCCTCCATCGCAGAGCCGTTTAAAAACTCATTCAACGGCTCTGCTCCATCGTAGTTCTGACTGGTGACGCGGTGCGCAATGACAGTTGTGTGATTTTACCTCTCTACTTCCTGTGAAGTGATGTATCGATGTTCCCTTATTCCCTATGCCGTTCGCAGTGCCCTTCGAACTGAACATGTTCGCTCCCTTCGGATTGGAATCTCACTTAAGATGGCGAAATACCCTGTGAAGTCCACTTCGCAGTCCACTTACTGTCGAGTGTCCCTCCTTTGAGGTGTGGCCACACCCACCAGTGTCATATTACATCAACCAAAATAATTTgatcatttacagtttttttcaactgcttacacacagaatccttacttgtcacacagtttctgaaacctgacactcaaacagcagaaGCACACACCAAATCTAACatgaagtatcttgatttcctttttcaaacacaaccaatcaaaatgccacaCTAATTCATCAGTGCCTCACACTAACTCCTCACAAGCACAAACACTCATTGCTTTACTTAACACCGTCCAATCATGGCTttagaataggcctataaataggccaaaggtcaagttataggttttgaacaacttttctgttgtctacttgcttccatattcatcatttctaaaccctattgaggatTTTTTCTCCCCATGGTGCTGGAAAGTGCATGATCCTTTTCCCTATGTCAATGTAACACTCTCCAGGCAATGGAGGAGGCATGTGGAGACACTGACGCTGCCTCCATCCAAGGATATGCAAGAGAGAACATAGCATGTGACGTGGATGAAGTATTGTGGCTGGACCCAGCCAGGAGGAGAGACGGAGCCTAGATACACCCAACCCTCTCGCccaccaacaaacacacacacaacacacacatgttgggtttccatgttaaATGGtgactctccataggcgtaatggtttttatactgtacaaaccgtatatTCTGTCtccctacactaaccctaccacTAGACCTACCCgtgacagaaaacattctgctattttagattttcagaaaacatcattctgtatgatttacgTATAAGCTTGTTTCCTTGTAGGGACTTAAGCACTGGTAttacctgcacacacacacacacacacaccattccTTGGAATATTCACCTGTTTCAAaattatgctattttttttggttgctatttttttttgtccaactacacatggttgatgtattttttttctttcgtactgtgtaatactgtattcacaaccacacatgcttacagtaaaaaaaataaatagtttggtttcagtCTTGCTTTCATGCttaccatgaatttttcaacatctctctgccaattactctcaatcttgtacagaaatggaggagctcatgaaagaagagctttaggttttgaataactgtgtatGTGATAGAtccaaaaatataatattatggcaaatgtgtttgcaaagtaagaaaaatgtttgcttttgagatgtgtttgtgatattttgaatgcagtgctacattttgcaagagatgtgaggcattttgcatttggTGTGTgtaattcttggatttgtgtctATATTTGTGTCtatagttttgaaaaaaagagacaaagttttaaaaatgtgtgtaagcagttgaaaacaactgtaaaaaaaaaaatagtgtctCTTTGATTAACTCAAAATCATTGTTATGCTCTGAAAGTGTAAACCCATTGAGCTCAGTACAATCAAGCTTAAACGGCCCACTTTACCTGATGACCCATTTTACATGGTTGTGGAACTGCTAAATTTTCCCAattgccaaaaaataaatcctTCACTTTTTGTCCAATTAAGCTTAGCAGAGGAGGCTTTTCATATAATTCAATAGTTTGTGTTAAAATTACAATGTCTTCTTGTGCtgtaataaaaactgtaatgtcATCTGCATGAGCTGATGAAACCACGTTACAATGagcattaaaggaatagttcacccaaaaaatggaaattactccataatttactcaccctcaagccatggtgtatttgactttcttctttcagccaaacacaatcagagttatattaaaaatattctggctcgtCCAAGCTTAATAATAGGAGTGATTTGAGGATGAGTTTTTGAAGTCTAAaaaagtacatccatccatcataaacatactccacgcggctctggggggttaataaaggccttctgaagtgaatcgatgcatttgtgtaagacaaatatccttatttaaaaattaagtaaaataacaagctcattttcaggtgaactatccccttaaCATTTAAGGGAATTAAAGCAGATATATATCTATGGATTAAAGCTCCTTTTAGATTCTTTCTCAACCTATATAATAAAGTTTCAATAATCAGGCCATATAATTGTCCAGAAAGTGGACAACCTTGTCTCGTGCCTCTTGTCACAGATATTGGAGCACTTAAACCACCTTCTGCTTTCACCATCACAAACATTACAATGTATCAATATATCAATAGTCCAAACCCAACAGAGCTACTGGTGTccagatttttgtttttctccacaCTGAGGAAACTCTTTAAGCAGATCTTCAGCTCAGTCAATGTCACGAATGTATGATTgtttataaaagtaaaatagtAAAGAACGCCACTTGTGATTTGTGTTCATGTAACTGTGTTCATGAAGcttgcactttatttttcctTCATTTTGTTAGTATCTTTTTCAGCCGGAATCTTTTCCTTTTATCCAGAACTTCAGAGCTCACTGTTTTTCCAGAACtatgtaaaaacatataaaGAACTCTCTTACATCAACAACTTTACCAAATGTTGTGTCAAGAAATTCATTTATTTCTTCTAAAGAGCTTCTTCTATCACTTGACCCAATATCTGAAATCTCAGAAAGTGCTTCTTCATCCCTCATCTTCTGCATTATAATTTTCCTGGCATTTTCCTCACACAAaaaaactgtgattttttttttcaactgcttacacacaaaatccatATTCTTGTCACACagtttctgaaacctgacactcaaacagcagaagcacacaccaaatctgcaaaaccatatgCTATTTCTCGGCCttcgactcagttttcaatttcataaaacactttttgcaaaaaacaacacacaattctctatgtaacacacacaaatctaacaggaagtatcttgatttcctttttcaaacacaaccattgtttctgtccatCTACACACggttgatgtattttttttctttcgtactgtgtaatactgtattcacaaccacaaatgcttatggtaaaaaataataaccaaaataatagtttggtttcaatcttgctttcatGTTTACcctgaatttttcaacatctctctgccaattactttcatAACTTTtcataactgtgtgtatatgatagatccaaaaatataatattatggcaaaggtgcttttgagatgtgtctgtgatattttgaatgcagtgcttcattttgcaagagatgtgaggcatttggcattttgtgtgtgtaattcttggatttgtgtgtaaagttttgaaaaaaaaaaagaagcaaagttttgaaaatgtgtgtaagcagttgaaaaaaactgtaatgtaaCAGAGAAAATAAGAGACTCTATAATATCTCACTGTTACTGATTGATCATGCAGCTCAAAGTATTATGGGTAAAATCTCTCtacagtttattctgaaacatcaacacagtttcactgatgatcCAGTATTAACATaaaacccaggatagagcggctgagtgaatgtggtctggactgtgtggatgaggctcattgtgtcagagacgctgtagaaggacagagttcctgcactgtgatccacatacactcctattctactGCTGATGGACTTTACAGGGAGAACAGTCACTATGTTATTGTGTATGAATGAGTAACTGGAGGAAGAGCAGTacaaactccaggactgatcattataTCCAAACAAACACTCATAACCCCgtcccttcctgctgatgctcttatatgacactgatataaaCACACTCccactccactcaatctcccagtaacagcgtccacacacactctctctacacaacacctgacACCTCTGATCAAATCTgcctggatgatcaggatacggctGGACTGTGTTAGTGTAAGTAATCactctgttcctctcagacagaCGGAGATGTTTATacactgtgttcagatccagagtgagctgatgggaatctgatggagagAAACACATCAGAATCAGGGATTATGAATCTGATCTTTTAATGTATCTGAATTCTTCATGGCTCAATGTTCAGTGTATCATCAGTGTCTCAGTACAGATGACCAGATATCCTGAATCATCATTTACATGATCAATTATTAAACTCTTCTATCATGATTTCTTTCACCTTCTACAGGAACAACATGAACACATTCAGTgagtttttctgcttgttttctgaGTGACTTACACTGGAGGAAGTCATTCCTGGTCCTGGGATTCATGTTGGTGAATGTGACTGTGgaaataaacagacatgaacAGTGTGAAGAGAAATGATAAAATACATCTGTTTTTAGACATTtcaattacactttattttgattgtccCTTTAGAAACTCTATTTATTattagtaactttgcaactacatgtcaactaactctcattagagcaTTAGTAGATTGTTAGATTAGGTGTTAcggttcgggttagtagaataagttgacgtacagtagttgcaaagttacttctagtcagcagaatgtctaaagtggaccatcaaaataaagtgttactaacATTTCTAATGTGACGTTGTATGATATTAGATAATATTAGGACTCATTTCTGAGAGCAGATGAATCTctaggggcctcatttataaaacacatatttcGGATTTGATCCTAAATTCCATGTATCTCATCCTACATCATATGACCTCTGATCCATAAAGGgatatttgttgttgttctgtAGAGTTGAAGAGCTTCACATTGTACATGAATTAATGATGTACTGTGATTTATAAAGtgggatgcatttatttgtgtgtatggAAATTTTATAAATCATAGGAACATTTCAGAAACTGTTGTATGTTCACATTTTGGATCTTTCTACACACGTCTGTATAATGGAGGCGCAGGACTTTACCTCTGTCAGAGATCTTCTTGAtctcctctttgcagaaatccTCCAGTTTGTCTCTCAGCTGACGGACAGATTCTCTCACGCCatcaaaagagaaaagagaTCTGAAGGGATCGTCGGGTTCGTCTGTAGATTCAGGAGGTGCtgagagagactggaaactctacagaaaacacaaatcaaAACTTCAGCCAATAACCTGCTCTATATCAGATCTGTGCGGCTCTTGATGActtgattaaaaatatacttaagtgcagatggatgtaatgttttcagacacttaattgcatgttattttcaattaaataaatgtggaagtttaaattgttattaaatgcaattagctgaactttagagtgcttttttCCCTGTTTAAGTTGGTCTCATTCTGCTTTCATGAAATGTTTCTCTTGCTCAAGTCCACTATGATCCTGTTCTTCTAGATCTCTGTTACCTGCAGGAAATGGATGTgatcatgtgtgtgtgaaagctgctccagctcagcgtctctcctcctcagatcattgatctcctgctccagtcgctccagtcgtccttcagctcgactcactgcagccttttcctgatctctgatcagctgTGTGACCTCAGAGCGGCTTCTCTCAATGGAGCAgatgagctcagtgaagatcctctcactgtcctccactgctgtctgtgcagagcgctgttaggacacacatcacaatcacacagtggcTTCAGCGGGACTGACAGAGTCCAAACTGAGACGTCTcaaacttctcttcttctccagactcaccttatgagactccacagcctctctcagctgctgaagatcttTCTGTCTCTGCTGGATTCTCTGACGGATCTTCATCTGCGTCTCCTTCAGCTGTTTCTGGAGGACAAACCAATAAATGACACATAAAACTACTGTACTATcacaaaagaaaattaagttaCATGAACCCAGAACTGATGGAGTGGTTAAAGATTAAGCGTGGTTTCAAACCACAGATTCATAGTTTCCTGAAATGAGATTATGAATGAATACACTACATGtgtacattcaatacaattaagcacacttattaaaaaaaaactggagtTGTTTAGATTACTTTTACGCTTTTGTCTCCTTTTTTGAACTTGAAACTTTTGTACTCCATTGACTTTCAACGTATAGACTAAAATAGACATCATCattaaaatatcatcatttacatttcacagcatgacggtgagtaaatgaagacagcaCTTTCATGTCTGCGTGAACAATCCCTCTCAGTTCatacctgtttctctgtcctctgtGCTGCAGTTGATACAGTGTTGTGGTTTTTATGTTCATACTCCTTACACCACACACAGATGCATTGTTGATCAGTGATACAGAACATTTCTAGCTCTTTATCATGTTTACGACAGATCATGTCCTGCAGTCGTCCGGTGGCATCGATCACTTTGTGTGGTTTACGAGAGTGATATTCCTCATGACGgtcaaaatgagtttgacagaAAGACTCCTGACACACCAGACAGGACTTGACAGCTTTGTATTTTCTTCCAGTACAGACATCACACTGCACGTCTCCAGCTCCAGCGTAACAGTCAGCAGGAAGTTTAgtcttcttcagtttctccaccACTTCAGCCAGAATGGTGTTTTTAGCTAAAGCAGGTCTTGGActgaaggtctgtctgcactgagggCAGCTGTAGACTCTCTTCTCATCCTCCTGATCCCAGCAGCCTGTAATACAGCtcttacagtaactgtgtccacagggaATGGTCACTGGATCCTTCAGGAGATCCAGACACACTGGACACGTGAACTCATCCTGAGAAAATCTGGCTTCTGCCATTTTACTGCATGaatacagagacacaaacacacaacagctcAACAATACTTTCAGTTTCTGTTTCTCTGAACTGAGCAGTTGAAATAGTTTCCTGCTTCTGTGTTTGAGTGACATGTGGAAAACAGGCGTGTCTGTAAAGCAGCTTCTTGTGCTGGTCAAGGAGAGACACTTTCCTGCTGTGTTTATGTGCCCTTCAAGTTGAGTCGAAAATATTGTAATTACGAGTTCTGAACACATGAATGACTGAGTGAAGTTGTATTTATGAATAAGAAACTCAAAATtctagatcagtggttcccaaactgggggtacgcgaacaaaatgctgagttttgtcgttcatttaattcttccccaccttaaaataacattaaaaccgagCATGTATATCCACACGtttgcaaatgtgacattgattttatacaacagttcaacaaacggGTAATATTATGTGATGTTCTTCACAATATTGTCACTCTATTTTGCAACGAAATAATAGTTccaacgaaagccacagcagaactacaactttgaacgaatcgtttgtGAAAGtcttgattcaatgattcattcataaatacagccacttgcttcgttactgaatgaacgAATGATTCGGTGACTCACGCATTAagacttaccgccacctactggcggttttagtatGTAAAAGAATCTCTTTTCACGTTTTTATCATCATTGCATATTTTACtatagaaaatgtttttatttaatatattttttatgatgtaaaggtatttataaagaaaataaatgcacTGGAAAGTCAATTTAGGGGGTAAATATTGTcctttaatggaaaaggtgcagTCTAGTGGGagagagggggtacgcagaaggatggtaaatgcctcagggggtactccactctaaaaagtttgggaaccactgatctagaTGAAACACCAAATCTTGATTCAACTCTTTCTTGAAAGTTCTCAGAAGTAGTCTCACTTCAACTACACTCTTTTCTAAATCTAAAGAAAACACCTTTAAGgatagataaataaacaaataaacagagactaaaatacaatatactAATATAACTATTTGGccttatttaaaatagaaattgcAGTGGGAATAAAATAGTTCCTGTAAGCTTTCCTTCTGGCCAAAGCAGCTCTAAACCGACAACCTGATGGAAGAAACTGAAAGAAGTGATTCAGAGGACTGGAGGGGTCAGTGACAATGGAAACTGCCTTTCTCTTTACTGCAGTTATAGAGATCTAAGAGTTGAGTCTGCAGGGACCCAGTGATTTTAGATGCCTGCCTGAATTACTCTTGAtcatgttttcttgtttttaactGAAAGGAATTTAAACCAGGATACAATATTAAAGGTTATAACTGATTCAACAAGTAACTGATACACTGCTGTCAAGATATCCTATGTCTTACACTGAAACCTTTCAACCTTCTCGAAAGAAATTAGTCCTGTTGAGCCTTCTTATAGACACTCTTCACATGCCATGTAAAAGATAAATTCTTGTCAATCTCAGTGGTTCAGATAGAGGATGTAAGGGGGGGATTGTAACCCCCCACAACACAACTCTTTGGTCTTACTAATGTTTAACTCCAGAGAACTTTCTTGGAACCAAAGGACCAAAGAATCAACATATTGTCTATATGTAACCAGGGATTGCTCATCTGTCATACAAGCCACCAAAGCCATGTCATCAGCATATTTCAAAAGTGACATACCATTGATATCACACTTAATTTCCttcatatatattgaaaataaaataggtGATAACACATAGCCCTGTGGAACCCCATTATTAGCTCCTAATCCATATCACAAGAGTTTTGATAACTTGTAGTCTCTGAAGACGTtccaataataaacaaatattcaCTGTATTAAAAGCAGATGTAAAATCCATAAATAAAATCCTAACAAGTGAGTTTGGAAGGTCCAGGTGTCTAGTTATTGTATCCAAGAGAGTTAAGCTGGCATCCTCAACTCCTCGTTTTGACTTATAAGCAAACCAGAGGGGGTCCAGACACTGGTAAGCTCCCCGCTAACACCCTCTTCATGCACTTACAGTGAATCGAGGTGAGTGCCACAGGTCTGAAATTCTTCATATCCTTGACATGAGTTTTTTTAGGGACAGGAATAATGTTTGTCTCTTTCCATGCTCTAGGGACATACCCAGTCCTGAGCCACCATCCCACCTAATTGGGCCGAGCACTCTTTCACTCTTGCAGCTCTCAAGTCCATCAGGACCAGGAGATTTCCTTGGCTGTAATGTGGAAAGGATGGAAACCACCCTTTGTTCTTCCACAGTGATTGGTGTAGAGGCACTTCCGATGTCAATGATGGTCCCAATCCTCCCCAGGATTAATCATAAAAAGTGTTCAGCTGCTCTACAAAGAAAGCAGACACTGAACTCGAGTTGAAGCTTGAGTTTCATCTTGATCATATTAAGATTCTGCCATGCTGCTTTTGTATTTCGTCTAATAAACCTCTCCTCCATCTTGTCTTTATATCGAAGCTGCGAAGCTTGTGATGTTGTGGAGATGACACACAGATTTATCTCTTCCTCAAACGCTCAAGAAATAATACCTTTGAGCCCTTGCTGGCCTGTTTAGTGGACATTAAAATGTGGATGTCTGTGTTATGCGACTGCAGAAGACCAAGAGGCAAATGGAGGAAGTTAACAGAATTTATTCAGAGtcccaaacaaaatacaacataaacagACTGCCAGGCGTAGTCACACAGCACGCTGCAGCTGGAGAGCAGAAGAGAAAGCAACAGTTTGTTCCCTGAAGGAAGCCCCAGAACTCTTAGGCTCGGTGGTCGATCTGGTTAGTCTCAGGAGGTAGATGGAGAACACCAAGGCTGGAAGATGGAAGAAACCAGGCCTGCAGACAGAAGTCTCAGACAGACGGACCATGAGTTCAGGTACTGGAACTGGCACTGGGACTGGGACTGGGACTCACACACAAGTAGAGTTATAACTGCGAGATAATTACCCGACACAGACACGAACGGACAGCAGGGAGAAATAACCAGAACAATCAACACAGACACAGAACAGGTGCGGACGTGAAAACGCGAACGCAGGCAGAAATGACGAACAGCTGAAACGAATCAGCCAAGATGAACAGAgaaggaaaaaagacagaaaacaaagaaacagtcaAACCTGGCTCATGACAgtctgctcttttttttttcaaatttaaatgaaaataaaacagatgaTCTTTTCTCTCCTCCTGATAGTAGATTGATGTACTACCTCAAATACATCACTTTACATCTTCAGCTAAACTCTTGTTAAGAATCTGTGTGTCCTGCTAGACAGTGATTTGAAACTTGATAAGAAAGTAAACTCAGTTGTCAGATCTTGCTTTTTCGCCTTTGTCTTTTGACCAAAGTTCAGCCTTTCTCCTCAAGTTTTTGAACATGTGATTCATACACTTTTATCATCTTGCTAGACTGTTGTAACTCTTTATAATATGGTACAAACTCCATTACCCTGGCTTGACTCCAGACAGTCCATAAATGCAGCAGtgagattattaaaatatatctgAAAACATGACCATATAGGCCCAGAGCCATGTAGAGAGAGAGTTACGACAACTCCATTGACTCCAATAGAAGGTTTTTTACAGCAATGGCGGCTCATGGAGGCTCTCAACAGTTCCCGGAAGTAGCAGCTGCGCCGTAGAGTTACAGCAGAACAGACCGTTTGTGATGCTCTTTTAAAAGGAAAGGCGTTTAAAGAATAAGATTGTATATTATCAGAACATCTGAATCAAATTAACTTGTGTATTAAAGCATGCTAGTTGATATTGCTCgctaaataaatagttttaggGGATGTTATCAGATAATAGATTAGGCTAAAATAGATTATTGGATAAAGTTGGTACACATAACCACGAACAGCCTATTAATTGTAAAAACCCGTTCTATTAATGCAGTTTTATCCATCATTGTGTAATTAGAGAAGAAGTCTTCTAAACGGGGTTAAATATAACACTGGGGTGTGTGATGGTGGTGGGTGGAAGTGGTAGAATAAGAATATCCTTTTTATTCCTTATTAAATgtgcaagaaagaaaaaagaaatcctTATTTTAGAATGCATGTTTGAGTAAGCAAACCCGTATGGGTGGAGTGATTTTGGGCCCTGTGATTCTGTTGACTGTCTGTTTCAGCTCAGCTGATTTTTGGATTGATGGTAAAGGGAGAGGGAAGTTTATAAGTGAGATTAAAAACAATGCTTAAAAGCAGCAagctgtttaaaaaaacaaattaaatgggGAATACCAAAATTATATACTACTACTGTATATAACATCTCCTGTTTTTGTCTCCTTTATCTTCAGTGGATCCTGAAGACTTCCTTCAGTGATGCTGTGCCCTCACCTTGAGTCTCTGCTCCTTGGATTTTGCAAGCCTTTCCTTGCtccttatttttaataaacattacaCTTCTTAGTGTTGGTCTTTGTGAAAAAGGGCagataaacacacattttagcATATTTTCTCCTCTCTGTGTCAGTAGGGAAACCATACATTCATTCTGCTTTCTCTGAGCGACTGGATCATCCTCATGCAGCACTGCAAACCATAGTGGATGTAACCGGGGATGTAAACTTTATTCAAGAAGTTTACATCCCCGGCTCTTAATGAATTGTGtttggagcatcagtgaatgtttgaacctttttttaatagttgtgtttgagtccctcagttcaAATGGAAAGACTGTTTCAAACtgaaagatgttagccaatcacagcagtgggcgtttacactgaagtctcacagcagacaaaCAGGCAGAAACTGAGCGTTCAAATAAgcgggctaaaatcagggtagcaaaaatgccttttattttaaaattatgattattttttatgtaaaatgcatactaacattataagtgcaccccaggaaacaggtgtgtttcaggtgtgtttgatcagggttggagctaaacctTTCAGGACAGTgggcctccaggagcagggttggacacccgTGTTCTACCATAAAATGAGCTGTGTGAAACTCTGCAAGGAAATATCTAGTTAAAAATGCAAAGATGTAGTCAACATAATAATATCAGtattatatgtgaatattaatATTTGCACAATTTTTCAACTCAGAATACATAGATTGAGAAGGGGGACTGTATACATTGGGCCCAGAGGCCAGGAGGGCCCCACCCACAACCCATGCGCAATAATGCACTGACCAGTACAGGGAGCCCAGTTTACCTTGAGACACCATTCATTGTCAATACTGTGgataatcatttttttaatacccTAATAGGGCAACGTGTCCTGGGAGATACAACTCATAAAATCCAAactacatcaaatatttcaaaaattccTTTGGATATGTTTTACTTAAGTCCAGATGAtataaa contains:
- the LOC127508294 gene encoding tripartite motif-containing protein 16-like is translated as MAEARFSQDEFTCPVCLDLLKDPVTIPCGHSYCKSCITGCWDQEDEKRVYSCPQCRQTFSPRPALAKNTILAEVVEKLKKTKLPADCYAGAGDVQCDVCTGRKYKAVKSCLVCQESFCQTHFDRHEEYHSRKPHKVIDATGRLQDMICRKHDKELEMFCITDQQCICVWCKEYEHKNHNTVSTAAQRTEKQKQLKETQMKIRQRIQQRQKDLQQLREAVESHKRSAQTAVEDSERIFTELICSIERSRSEVTQLIRDQEKAAVSRAEGRLERLEQEINDLRRRDAELEQLSHTHDHIHFLQSFQSLSAPPESTDEPDDPFRSLFSFDGVRESVRQLRDKLEDFCKEEIKKISDRVTFTNMNPRTRNDFLQYSHQLTLDLNTVYKHLRLSERNRVITYTNTVQPYPDHPGRFDQRCQVLCRESVCGRCYWEIEWSGSVFISVSYKSISRKGRGYECLFGYNDQSWSLYCSSSSYSFIHNNIVTVLPVKSISSRIGVYVDHSAGTLSFYSVSDTMSLIHTVQTTFTQPLYPGFYVNTGSSVKLC